In Pseudomonas sp. HR96, the DNA window ATGGTGAGGCGACCTGTGAACAGAGCGCCCCACCATGTCAGAGAGCAGTGCAGAACAACCCGTCCTCACCCCGGCCCGTTTCGAAGACGGTCGCGGCCTGATCATCGCCGGTTTCGGCGAGCGCTTCACCCTTGAGACTGCCAGTGGCATCCCGGCCTTGTGGCAGGAGTTCGCCCCATTTCTGGGCAAGGTCCCCGGCCAGCAGGGGATAGTCAGCTATGGCGTGTGCTGCCACCCGGACGGCCACGGCGGCTTCGAGTACATCGCCGGCGTCGAGGTGAACACGCTGGAAGGGCTGCCCGAGGCGTTTCGCACCGTGCAGCTGACGCCGCAGCATTATGCGGTGTTCGAACACCAGGGCCACATTTCCACCATCGGCCAGACCTTCAAGGCAATCTGGCAGCAATGGCTGCCGGGCAGCGACTACGAGACGGCCGACGCGCCGGAGTACGAGCGCTACGGCGAGCACTTCGAGGCGCTCACCGGAACCGGCGGCCTGGAAATCTGGCTGCCGGTGCGGCCCAAGGCCCAGGCCTGACGGTCAGCGTGGTGCAGCGCTGCGGCAGCTGTGGAACATGTCCAGCGAAGCGTCGTAGACATGGGTTTCGACGCCCAGCAGGCCCAGCACCGAATGGAACATGTAGTCGTGGCTCAGGTCCGGCTGGTCGCGCTTGGCCTGCAGGCAGTCGCGGTCGACCCCAGCGTCCTTGAGGGTCTGGTCGCCGAACCAGAACACCATCGGCACGTGGGTCTGGCTCTCCGGGGCGATGGCATAGGGGGCGGCGTGCAGGTACATGCCGTTCTCGCCCAGCGACTCGCCGTGGTCGGACACGTAGAGCATCGAGGTGTCGTACTTCTCCTGATTCTTCTTCAGCAACGCCACCACCTGGGCCAGGAAGTGGTCGGTGTAGAGGATGGTGTTGTCATACACGTTGATCAGCTCGTCGTGGCTGCAGCTGCCCAGCTGGTTGGTGCGGCACACCGGGGTGAACTGCTCCTTGTCCTTGGGGTAGCGGTCGTAGTATTCCGGGCCGTGGCTGCCGTCGGCATGGAGCACGATGATAGCGTTGTCGGTCAGGCTGTCGATGTAGTCCTGCAGGCCCACCAGCAGCGATTCGTCGAGGCAGTTGGTGCCGTCGCAGAACGGGCTGGCCTGGCTCTTGGGGATGTCCTTGTGGGGCACACGCAGACAGGTGCCCTTGCAGTCGCTGTTGTTGTCCAGCCACAGCACCTGCACACCGGCGCGCTGGGCGATGTCCAGCAGGCCCTCGTAGGTTTTGCCCTTCCTGTCGCTGTATTCCTTGCGCGGGAACATCGAGAACATGCACGGCACCGACACCGCCGTGGAAGTGCCGCAGGAATGCACCTGGGTGAAGTTGAGGATGTCGAGCTGCTTGAGTTCCGGGTTGGTCTCGCGGCCATAGCCATCCAGCGAGAAATGGTCGGCGCGGGCGGTCTCGCCGACCACGAACACCATCAGGCTCTTCTTCGGCCGGGCCTGGGCGGCATTGCTCATGCGCGCATCCTCGCCCACGGTCTGCACCTTGATGTCCTGCTTGAGGCCCAGCTGGCCCTTGCCCAGCTTGCCGACCGCATAGATGTAGTTGGTCGGGTTGATGAAGTGGGTCAGTTTGTCCGGCTGGCGGAATACCGGGGCGTAGGTGGAATAGAAGGCGCCCACCGACACCAGGATCAGCACCACGCAGGCGACCATCACCAGCAACTTGTTGAGCAGCCCCGGCAGCGGTCGGCGGTAGGCCACCGGCCAGCGCCAGATGAGGATGATCGGCAACAGGCCGAGCACGGCGAGGTAGACTAACAGCTTGACGCTGAGCAGGGCCTTGGCCTCACCCGGGTTGGTCTCCAGGATGTTCTGGATCATCACCGTGTCGATGGCGATGCCGTAGTCGTTCATGAAGTAGGCGGCAGCGGCCGAGCACAACGCGATGATCGACAGCACCGGCTTGAGCGTGGGGCGGAATGAAAACGGCATCAGCAGCAGGCTGAAGGCGGCCCAGAGGAATACCGCCCAGGAAATGTTGAAGCCGATGGCCTTGATGCCGTCCAGTTGCACCAGCGAGTTGACGGCCTTCCACGTCTCCAGGTTGTACAACGCCACCAGCGCCAGTGAGAACAGCAAGACCAGCCGAGTGGAGCTGACACGCTTGAGCATGGATGTTTCCCCCTACTTGTGGATATCAAGGCCGGAATTCGAGAGCCTGCCGATGGTTACCGCGCCGGCGGCGGGAATTTAGCGGTGCGCTCGTCAAAAATGTGTCAAATCTTGAGTGAAAGGCGCCGTTCGTATCCTACACGCCCGCGATAGGCGGTCCCGGAGTCGACCCAGCCCTCGCTCAGGTACAGGCCCATGGCGGCCAGGTTGTCGCTATCGACCGACAGCATCAGCTGGCGTACCCGGGGCCACACGGCACGGCTGGCGGCGGGCAGGGCTCGCAGGCAGGCGCGGCCGTAACCGCGGCCCTGCTGCCGGCTGTCGACCTGCAGGGCGTGCAGGGTGGCGGCCTTTTCGTCGGCCCAGGGCGGCAGGAACGGCGGGCGCTTGAGCAGCAGGAAGGCCACCGGGCGCTCGTCGTCGAGCAGTGCGAAGCCCTTGATGCCGGGGCAGGGCGCGCTGGTCAGGGTGTGCAGGGCGCCGGCGATATCGCCCGACCAGCGTTTCTGCTCGGGCAGTATCTGCAGTTCGCTCAACTGTTGGCGTTGCTCTTCGTCGAGCAGGTCATGGTCCACGAGGCGGGTGGGCACGGCGCTATCCTTGCAGTGCGGTGGTCAGGTCAGCGCCAGGGTCGGCGCCGTGGAGGGCATATGGAAGCTGAACAGCGTACCGGCTTCGGCGGTGGACAGCACTTCCATGTGGCCACCATGGGCCACGGCGATCTGGTTGGCGATGTACAGCCCCAGTCCGAGGCCGCGATGGGTGGACTCCGCGCCCGGGCGGGTGAACGGCTGGAACAGCTGGGTCTGCACCGCCAGCGGGATCGGCTGGCCGAGGTTGTGCACAGCGATGACGAAGGCATCGCCGAGCATTTCCGCGCTGACGTGTATCGGGCTGTCGCTGGCGCCGTGGTTGATGGCATTGCCCAGCAGGTTGGAGAGCAACTGGCAGACCCGCTCGCGGTCGCAGACGATGCCCTGGGTGTCGCGCACCCGCAGCAGGATCACGCGCTCGGGGTGCACCCGCTGGATCTCGTGCACCACATGCTGGATAGCTTCGGCGAGGTCCGGGCAGGGCTGCAAATTGAGGGTGATGCCCTCGCCCAGGCGTCCGCGGGCGAAGTCGAGCACGTCCTCGACCAGCTGCGTCGCGCGCCGGCCGCTGGTGAGGATGTGGCGAATGATCGACAGGCGTTTTTCGTCTTCGTCACGGCGCTCGAGCAGCTCGGCACCGGCGGTGATGGCGAACAGCGGGTTGCGCAGGTCGTGGCCCAGCACCGCGATGAACTGCTCGCGCAGCCCGGCCACTTCGCGCTCGCGCAGCAGCGCGGCTTCGGTGCGCTGGACGTTTTCCTCGCTTTCCATCTGGATCGCCAGCAGCCGCGCGAACGACTCCATCATCGGCTGGATGGGGCTGTTCTTCAGGGCGGCGGGGCGTGGGTCGAGGGCGCAGATGGTGCCGAAGAAGCTGCCATCGGTGCGAAACACCGGCACCGAGATGTAGCTCTCGAACTGGTAGATGCGCGGCGTGTGGTGGTCGCAGTACGTCTCGTCTTCGCTGGCCTTGTCGATGATGATGGTCTGGTGACTGCCGCGGATCTCGTGGCACAGCGTGGTGGTCAGGTCGAGCTCGCCGCCGGCCTTGAGGCCGAAGCCGAGGTTGTCGAGCACCGCGCAGGCGGTCCAGGTGGTGTCGGTGACGCGCGCGACCGCCGCGAAACGCATGCCGGTGGTCTCGCAGATCACCTGCAGGATGGCCGGGACCGCGTTGATACGGCCAATGGTGGCGATGTCGGTGGCTACTGATTTGCCCATCTGCGGATATGCCTGAGGGCACCGGGTGCCATGTGGGGAGACCGGGAAAGTCTAATGGCCGGGGTGGGTGGCTGTCATCTGCTCTGCACGATTTGCCATCGACCCGACAATGCTGATCGAGTGGCTGCCCGCCCTACAGCCGCCCCACCCGCCGCTCAAGCTCCAGGGCCGGCTGGGCCTTGAGCAGGCGGCTGAAGGCCTGCTTGTCGATCGGGCGGCTGAGGAAGTAGCCCTGCACCTCGTGGCAATCGTCCAGGCCCAGGGTGTCCAGCTGCTCCTGGGTCTCGACGCCCTCGGCGGTGACGGTCAGGCCCATGGCCCGGCCCAGGTTGATGATCGCCTGCACCACCGCATGGTCGTTGGCGCCGTTGCCCATGGAGGCGATGAAGCGCTTGTCGATTTTCAGCCCGTCGAACGGATAGGTGCGCAGGTAGCCCAGCGACGAATAGCCGGTGCCGAAGTCGTCCATGTTCAGGCGCACGCCCAGCTCCTTGAGCGCGACCATGGTCGCCAGTGCGCCGTCGACATCATTGAGCATGACGTTCTCGGTGATCTCCAGCTCCAGGCGCGCGGCGGGAAACCCGGTCTGCACCAGCACATCGCGCACGTCCTTGACCACGTCGCTGCGGGCGAATTGCGCCGGCGACAGGTTGACCGACACCATTAACGGCTGCGCCCAGTCCAGCGCGGTTTCGCAGGCTTCGCGCAACACCCAGCGGCCCAGGGGCACGATCAGGTCGGTCTGCTCGGCCAGGGGAATGAACGCATCGGGGCCGATCAGGCCCTCGATCGGATGCTGCCAGCGCACCAGCGCCTCCACCGAAACGATTTCCTGGCCGTCGAGGCGATAGCGCGGCTGGAAGTGCAGGACGAACTGCCCCTGCTTGACCGCCTCGCGCAATTCGGTTTCCAGCTGGCGGCGGTGCTGGATGCGCTCGTTCATCTGTGCGGCGAAGTAGCGCCAGGTGTTCTTGCCGTCGGCCTTGGCCTGATACAGGGCGATGTCGGCGCAACGGATCAGCTCGCCGGCCTCGAACCCCTGCACGCCGCTCTGCGCCACGCCGATGCTGACGCCCACGTGCAGGGTGTGGCCATCGTGCAGGATCGGCCGGTGCAGGTTTTCGATCAGGCGCTGGCAGAAGCGGTCGATTTCCGGGCGGTTGTGCATGCTGGAAAGGACGATGACAAATTCGTCGCCGCCGATGCGTGACACCAGGTCCTGGTCGCGGGTGCTTTCGCGCAGGCGCCCGGCCACCTCCAGCAACACCGCATCACCGGCGGGGTGGCCCAGCGAATCGTTGATCGGCTTGAAGCTGTCGAGGTCCAACAGCAGGACGGTCAGCTGCGGCGAATGCTCCTTGAGTGCCAGGGCTTCATCCAGGTAACGGGTCAGGCGGTTGCGGTTGCACAGGCCGGTCAGCGCGTCATGCATCGACAGGTGCTGGATCTGCGCGTGGGCGGCGACCTCGTCGGTGATGTCGCTGGCGGTGCCGCGATAGCCCCAGACCTCGCCATGGCGCACCACGGCGCGCGCAGCGATCCGCGAATAGCGCAGCTGGCCGGCCTTGTCGCGGTAATGACAGCGCAGCGGGGTAACGTTGGGGCTATCGTGCAGGGTCTGCATCCAGGCGGTCAGCGGCGTGGTCTCGCATTCCAGCAGGCCGTCGATCGGCTGGCCCAGCCAGTTGTCGCCGGGGTAGCCGGTGACTTCGACGAAGCGCGCCGACAGGTAGGTGAGGTGAAATTGCGCGTCGGTTTCCCAGATCCAGTCGGACGCCGCCTCGGCCACCGCGCGAAAGCGATCCTCGCTGGCTTCCAGGGCCGAGTTGGTCTGCGCCAGGTCCGTGAAGTTCGAGGCGATGGTGCGCGAGCTGCGCAGGGCGAAGCGAAAGAAGTAGACCATCAGCACACACAGCACCAGCAGCGCCAGGCTCAGGGGCGGCAGCACTGCATGCAGCAGGCGCAGGCCGGGGCGGGGCGCCTGCCAGGTGAGGTTGAAGCCGGTCTGCGCCAGGCTCAGGCGCGGCTGATCGGCGGCCAGGTGCTGGTCGTCCACCAGGGCCAGGCCGTGCAGGTCGTAGTCCAGGCCCAGTTTACGCAGCTTGGTGGGGGTCAGCTGGTCGACGAATACCAGCATCGAGGTGCTGTCGCTGGGCACCGCTGGCCGGTCGTCGTCGGGCAGGATGGCGGCGGCGGTGACGATCGCCGGCCAGCCTTCGAACAGTGCGTAGCGGCTCACGGGCGCCCGTTGCGGCGCCTGGCTCTGCACCGCCTGGAGCAGCTCCCGGCGCGGCAGCGGTAGCAGGCGGTCGGCCGGTTGTGCGCTCAGTTGGCCGCGCAGCATGGCGTACTTGACCGCCGCCTGGTCGGCGACGAACACCCCTTCGTAGCCGCTCTCGGTAAACAGCGCCGGGCCCAGGTTGCGTTCGGTAAAGGCCCAGTCGATGTCCACGAGGCCATTCAAATGGTCGTAGCCGGAGGTCCAGAACGAGTTCTGGATCAGTTCCTGGGCGGTGGCCGCCATGCGATTGTCGAGGGCCCTGACGGCGTAGAAGCGGCTCTGCTGCAGGGCCTCCTGGTTCAAGGTGCGGGCCACGTTCCATAGCCCGCCCAAGGCCACCAGTGCGCCGAGGCAGAAGAGAATCGCCATGGTCAGGATGAGTTTGCGGGTGTGGCTTCGATGGTTCATGGCAACCGCGGGAGAGCCGGCGGATGTGTCCATTCGGGCTTATCCTTGAGACCTTGAGGAGAGACCTGAAGATTCCCTGTCGTAGCTGGAGTATGGATCCCGTGGCGCTGATGACCAGCCAGACGACCCTGTGTCAGACGAAATGCACTTTCGTACATTTTGTAAAAATTATTTAAAGGGCGATTTCGGCCGGTGCCCTTGCCAACGGCCGCCCACGGCCCCATACCCCTGTGCATGCCCATTCGAGGAGCAATTGCCCATGGCCAGTCATCCCGACCTCGCCTCGTCGCCTGCCGTCCCTGCCCACATGGCTTCGCAGCGGGTCGACGGCCAATACCGCAACCTGGTGACCCTGCCGCGCGACGGTTTCCTGAAAAAACTGCGCATCGGCGTCAAGTACCTGCTGCTGAAAAAGCCCAGCAATACCCGGCCCGACGCGCCACTGCCGGTGCAACCCTTGACCACCGATGACCTGACCCGAGCTCCAGACGACAGCCTCTGGCGGCTCGGCCACTCCACCGTGCTGCTCAAGGTGCGCGGGCATTTCTTCATCACCGACCCGGTGTTCGGCGAGCGCGCCTCGCCGGTGCAATGGGCCGGCCCCCGGCGCTTCCACCCTGCGCCGATCGCCATCGAGCAGCTGCCGCCGATCAAGGCGGTGATTCTCTCCCATGACCACTACGACCACCTCGACCGCGAAGCCGTGCTCAAGCTGGCGCCACGCACCGAGCATTTTCTCACCACCCTGGGCGTGGGCGACCGGCTGATTGCCTGGGGCATCCCGGCGGCCAAGGTGCGCCAGCTCGACTGGTGGGAGGAAACCGAGGTCGACGGCACCCGCTTCGCCGCCACCCCCACCCAGCATTTTTCCGGGCGCAGCCTGAGCGACAGCAACAGCACGCTCTGGGGGTCGTGGGTGATGATCGAGCCGAACTGGCGGCTGTTCTTCAGTGGCGACTCCGGGTATTTCCCGGGCTTCAAGCAGATTGGCGAGCGCTACGGGCCGTTCGACCTGACCCTGATGGAAACCGGCGCCTACAACGTCAACTGGCCCAGCGTGCACATGCAGCCGGAGGAGAGCCTGCAGGCCCATCTCGACCTGCGTGGGCGGCGCATGCTGCCGATCCACAACGGCACCTTTGACCTGGCGATGCACAGCTGGCAGGAGCCGTTCGAGCGCATCACCGCGTTGGCGGCGGCGGCCCGGGTGGCGCTGAGTACGCCGCAGATGGGCCAGCGCGAGAGCATCCTCGCGCCGGACGCGGGCCAGCCTTGGTGGCAGGGCATCGGCAGCGCGCCGGGCGAGCCGCTGCTCAGCCCGGACTAGGGGCGTTCGCGCTCGAGCTTGCGCCCTTCGCGCGCCTGTTTGTCAGCGCCAGTGCGCAGGCCTTTGCCCTTGGACTCGCTGCGCACCTGGGCGTGGCTGAGCAGGGCGAAGATGAAGCTGCCGCCGATGATGTTGCCGGCCAGGGTCGGGCCGGCGAAATGCACCAGGAATTCGCGCCAGCTCAGTTCACCGGCCCACACCAGGTACGACACTTCGGCCGAGCCGACCACGATGTGGGTGAAGTCGCCCAGGGCCATCAGGTAGGTGATGAGCACGATCACCCACAGCTTGGCGCTCTCCTGTGACGGGATCATCCACACCAGGGTGGCGATCATCCATCCCGAGATGATGCCTTTGGAAAACATCTGCGCAACGTCGTTTTCCATGACCTTGCGGCCGATCTCGAGGAAGGCCATGTCGGTTTTGGTGTCGAAGATCGGCAAATGCAACATCACGTAGCTGACCAGCAGCGTGCCGGCCAGGTTGCCGGCCAGCACCACGCCCCACAGGCGCAGCAGCCGCCCGAGGTTGTTCAGGGTCGGCTTGGTCATCACCGGC includes these proteins:
- a CDS encoding GyrI-like domain-containing protein; this translates as MSESSAEQPVLTPARFEDGRGLIIAGFGERFTLETASGIPALWQEFAPFLGKVPGQQGIVSYGVCCHPDGHGGFEYIAGVEVNTLEGLPEAFRTVQLTPQHYAVFEHQGHISTIGQTFKAIWQQWLPGSDYETADAPEYERYGEHFEALTGTGGLEIWLPVRPKAQA
- a CDS encoding MBL fold metallo-hydrolase, with amino-acid sequence MASHPDLASSPAVPAHMASQRVDGQYRNLVTLPRDGFLKKLRIGVKYLLLKKPSNTRPDAPLPVQPLTTDDLTRAPDDSLWRLGHSTVLLKVRGHFFITDPVFGERASPVQWAGPRRFHPAPIAIEQLPPIKAVILSHDHYDHLDREAVLKLAPRTEHFLTTLGVGDRLIAWGIPAAKVRQLDWWEETEVDGTRFAATPTQHFSGRSLSDSNSTLWGSWVMIEPNWRLFFSGDSGYFPGFKQIGERYGPFDLTLMETGAYNVNWPSVHMQPEESLQAHLDLRGRRMLPIHNGTFDLAMHSWQEPFERITALAAAARVALSTPQMGQRESILAPDAGQPWWQGIGSAPGEPLLSPD
- a CDS encoding GAF domain-containing sensor histidine kinase, whose protein sequence is MGKSVATDIATIGRINAVPAILQVICETTGMRFAAVARVTDTTWTACAVLDNLGFGLKAGGELDLTTTLCHEIRGSHQTIIIDKASEDETYCDHHTPRIYQFESYISVPVFRTDGSFFGTICALDPRPAALKNSPIQPMMESFARLLAIQMESEENVQRTEAALLREREVAGLREQFIAVLGHDLRNPLFAITAGAELLERRDEDEKRLSIIRHILTSGRRATQLVEDVLDFARGRLGEGITLNLQPCPDLAEAIQHVVHEIQRVHPERVILLRVRDTQGIVCDRERVCQLLSNLLGNAINHGASDSPIHVSAEMLGDAFVIAVHNLGQPIPLAVQTQLFQPFTRPGAESTHRGLGLGLYIANQIAVAHGGHMEVLSTAEAGTLFSFHMPSTAPTLALT
- a CDS encoding EAL domain-containing protein, producing MDTSAGSPAVAMNHRSHTRKLILTMAILFCLGALVALGGLWNVARTLNQEALQQSRFYAVRALDNRMAATAQELIQNSFWTSGYDHLNGLVDIDWAFTERNLGPALFTESGYEGVFVADQAAVKYAMLRGQLSAQPADRLLPLPRRELLQAVQSQAPQRAPVSRYALFEGWPAIVTAAAILPDDDRPAVPSDSTSMLVFVDQLTPTKLRKLGLDYDLHGLALVDDQHLAADQPRLSLAQTGFNLTWQAPRPGLRLLHAVLPPLSLALLVLCVLMVYFFRFALRSSRTIASNFTDLAQTNSALEASEDRFRAVAEAASDWIWETDAQFHLTYLSARFVEVTGYPGDNWLGQPIDGLLECETTPLTAWMQTLHDSPNVTPLRCHYRDKAGQLRYSRIAARAVVRHGEVWGYRGTASDITDEVAAHAQIQHLSMHDALTGLCNRNRLTRYLDEALALKEHSPQLTVLLLDLDSFKPINDSLGHPAGDAVLLEVAGRLRESTRDQDLVSRIGGDEFVIVLSSMHNRPEIDRFCQRLIENLHRPILHDGHTLHVGVSIGVAQSGVQGFEAGELIRCADIALYQAKADGKNTWRYFAAQMNERIQHRRQLETELREAVKQGQFVLHFQPRYRLDGQEIVSVEALVRWQHPIEGLIGPDAFIPLAEQTDLIVPLGRWVLREACETALDWAQPLMVSVNLSPAQFARSDVVKDVRDVLVQTGFPAARLELEITENVMLNDVDGALATMVALKELGVRLNMDDFGTGYSSLGYLRTYPFDGLKIDKRFIASMGNGANDHAVVQAIINLGRAMGLTVTAEGVETQEQLDTLGLDDCHEVQGYFLSRPIDKQAFSRLLKAQPALELERRVGRL
- a CDS encoding GNAT family N-acetyltransferase, yielding MPTRLVDHDLLDEEQRQQLSELQILPEQKRWSGDIAGALHTLTSAPCPGIKGFALLDDERPVAFLLLKRPPFLPPWADEKAATLHALQVDSRQQGRGYGRACLRALPAASRAVWPRVRQLMLSVDSDNLAAMGLYLSEGWVDSGTAYRGRVGYERRLSLKI
- a CDS encoding phosphoethanolamine--lipid A transferase codes for the protein MLKRVSSTRLVLLFSLALVALYNLETWKAVNSLVQLDGIKAIGFNISWAVFLWAAFSLLLMPFSFRPTLKPVLSIIALCSAAAAYFMNDYGIAIDTVMIQNILETNPGEAKALLSVKLLVYLAVLGLLPIILIWRWPVAYRRPLPGLLNKLLVMVACVVLILVSVGAFYSTYAPVFRQPDKLTHFINPTNYIYAVGKLGKGQLGLKQDIKVQTVGEDARMSNAAQARPKKSLMVFVVGETARADHFSLDGYGRETNPELKQLDILNFTQVHSCGTSTAVSVPCMFSMFPRKEYSDRKGKTYEGLLDIAQRAGVQVLWLDNNSDCKGTCLRVPHKDIPKSQASPFCDGTNCLDESLLVGLQDYIDSLTDNAIIVLHADGSHGPEYYDRYPKDKEQFTPVCRTNQLGSCSHDELINVYDNTILYTDHFLAQVVALLKKNQEKYDTSMLYVSDHGESLGENGMYLHAAPYAIAPESQTHVPMVFWFGDQTLKDAGVDRDCLQAKRDQPDLSHDYMFHSVLGLLGVETHVYDASLDMFHSCRSAAPR
- a CDS encoding formate/nitrite transporter family protein, whose protein sequence is MDNHIDQHEKTPGLSPGEEQEAEEKQAPRAALLHEIIRAEGDQELERSVAALWWSALAAGLTMGLSLMAMGLFNSRLPDTEASKVIASLGYSAGFLAVILARQQLFTENTLTAVLPVMTKPTLNNLGRLLRLWGVVLAGNLAGTLLVSYVMLHLPIFDTKTDMAFLEIGRKVMENDVAQMFSKGIISGWMIATLVWMIPSQESAKLWVIVLITYLMALGDFTHIVVGSAEVSYLVWAGELSWREFLVHFAGPTLAGNIIGGSFIFALLSHAQVRSESKGKGLRTGADKQAREGRKLERERP